Proteins from a genomic interval of Salmo salar chromosome ssa14, Ssal_v3.1, whole genome shotgun sequence:
- the LOC106570198 gene encoding transcriptional repressor p66-beta isoform X1, whose translation MERMSEEALRLNLLKRGLETSEEREEALAKRLKMEGHEAMERLKMLALLKRKDLAALEGAAAVAAGSLDGSKGGPGGSHHHHHQSMLAGAAAAYEEKMNGRLGGHGGPSKNGKENMVDEPVDFSARRGHHSSLIPLSPTSSDVDRERHTPSPDVIILSDNEASSPRGTPHPEERLHQANLEIFKGKNGDERQQMIKALREELRLEEARLVLLKKLRQSQIQKENVVQKVPVVQNSPSSVQPSPIHSSQGMGKLPVRPGMHTPEPQNLRTAQGHTVIRSGANASLPPMMMSQRVIAPNPSHLQGQRIPSKSGMSRSSTGSMSNVSYQQATSQQVTASQRSGSSAIYMNLAHMQAAAGGVAGVGMGSSGMGAVSPSTMSSGTGGGGSSGVSSLADQASSQAAAKLALRKQLEKTLLEIPPPKPPAPLLHFLPSAANSEFIYMVGLEEVVQSVIDSQGKLRGALSRMEPFFCAQCRIDFTPHWKQEKGGRILCEQCMTSNQKKALKAEHTNRLKNAFVKALQQEQEIEQRLQQQAALSPSTAPTVPKAETMIRHHALRQAPQPQASMQRGLSSSARGVLSNFAQASQLSVASGLLGMTGKQRCGGGGGGGGASGGGGSSRIQHDGRRQIYNIPGGFLRTPYGLNIAYLNQGGVGANKGSSLADRQREYLLDMIPPRSISQSINGQK comes from the exons ATGGAGCGGATGTCTGAGGAGGCGCTGAGGCTGAACCTGCTCAAGCGGGGTCTGGAGACGTCCGAGGAGCGTGAAGAAGCCCTGGCCAAGCGCCTCAAGATGGAGGGCCACGAGGCTATGGAGCGCCTCAAGATGCTGGCCTTGCTCAAGCGCAAGGACCTGGCCGCGTTGGAAGGGGCGGCGGCGGTGGCTGCCGGGTCCCTGGATGGCAGCAAAGGGGGGCCGGGGGggagccaccaccaccaccaccagagtaTGCTGGCAGGTGCGGCGGCGGCCTATGAGGAGAAGATGAACGGGAGGCTGGGGGGCCATGGAGGCCCCAGTAAGAATGGCAAGGAGAACATGGTGGACGAACCAGTGGACTTCAGCGCCAGAAGAGG TCATCATTCGTCGCTGATCCCGCTCTCTCCCACCTCCAGCGACGTGGACCGTGAGCGACACACCCCGTCCCCGGACGTGATCATCCTGTCGGACAACGAGGCATCCAGTCCCAGAGGAACGCCCCACCCCGAGGAGAGGCTGCACCAGGCCAACCTGGAGATCTTCAAG GGGAAGAATGGCGACGAGCGACAGCAGATGATCAAGGCTCTGAGGGAAGAGCTGCGTCTGGAGGAGGCCCGTCTGGTGCTGCTCAAGAAGCTTCGGCAGAGCCAGATACAGAAGGAGAACGTTGTGCAGAAG GTACCTGTGGTCCAGAATAGCCCCTCTTCGGTGCAGCCGTCCCCCATCCACAGTTCACAGGGGATGGGAAAGCTGCCGGTGCGCCCTGGCATGCACACCCCGGAGCCCCAGAACCTCCGCActgcacag GGTCACACAGTCATCAGGTCGGGGGCCAACGCCTCCCTGCCCCCGATGATGATGTCACAGAGGGTCATCGCCCCCAACCCGTCCCATCTGCAAGGCCAGAGAATTCCCTCCAAGTCTGGCATGAGCCGCTCCAGCACGGGCAGCATGAGCAACGTCAGCTACCAGCAG GCCACTAGCCAGCAGGTGACGGCGTCTCAGCGTTCGGGCTCCTCTGCAATCTACATGAACTTGGCCCACATGCAGGCGGCGGCTGGTGGCGTGGCCGGTGTGGGGATGGGCAGCAGCGGGATGGGTGCTGTCAGTCCTTCCACCATGTCGAGCGGCACAGGTGGCGGCGGCAGCTCCGGCGTGAGTTCCCTGGCGGACCAGGCCAGCAGCCAGGCGGCAGCCAAGCTGGCCTTGCGCAAACAGCTGGAGAAGACCCTGCTGGAGATCCCGCCTCCCAAGCCACCAGCCCCACTCCTGCACTTCCTGCCGTCGGCGGCCAACAGCGAGTTCATCTACATGGTGGGCCTGGAGGAGGTGGTGCAGAGCGTCATCGACAGCCAGG GTAAGCTGCGGGGGGCGCTGTCACGCATGGAGCCCTTCTTCTGCGCCCAGTGCAGGATCGACTTCACCCCACACTGGAAGCAGGAGAAAGGCGGGCGTATCCTCTGCGAGCAGTGCATGACGTCCAATCAGAAGAAGGCCCTGAAGGCGGAGCACACCAATAGGCTGAAGAACGCATTCGTCAAGGCCCTGCAGCAGGAGCAG GAGATTGAGCAAAGGCTGCAGCAGCAGGCGGCCCTCTCCCCCAGCACGGCTCCGACTGTTCCCAAGGCCGAGACCATGATCCGACATCACGCCCTGCGTCAG GCTCCCCAGCCTCAGGCCTCCATGCAGCGGGGTCTCTCCAGCTCGGCGAGGGGCGTCCTCTCCAACTTCGCCCAGGCCTCCCAGCTCTCCGTGGCCAGCGGCCTGCTGGGGATGACGGGGAAGCAGCGctgcggaggaggaggaggaggcggcggAGCTAGTGGCGGCGGTGGCAGCAGTCGGATCCAGCATGATGGCCGTCGCCAGATCTACAACATCCCCGGTGGGTTTTTGAGAACCCCTTATG ggTTGAACATTGCCTACCTGAACCAAGGAGGGGTTGGGGCCAACAAAGGCTCCAGCTTAGCAGACCGCCAGAGGGAGTACCTGTTGGACATGATCCCGCCACGCTCCATATCACAGTCCATCAACGGACAGAAATGA
- the LOC106570198 gene encoding transcriptional repressor p66-beta isoform X4 — protein sequence MERMSEEALRLNLLKRGLETSEEREEALAKRLKMEGHEAMERLKMLALLKRKDLAALEGAAAVAAGSLDGSKGGPGGSHHHHHQSMLAGAAAAYEEKMNGRLGGHGGPSKNGKENMVDEPVDFSARRGDVDRERHTPSPDVIILSDNEASSPRGTPHPEERLHQANLEIFKGKNGDERQQMIKALREELRLEEARLVLLKKLRQSQIQKENVVQKVPVVQNSPSSVQPSPIHSSQGMGKLPVRPGMHTPEPQNLRTAQGHTVIRSGANASLPPMMMSQRVIAPNPSHLQGQRIPSKSGMSRSSTGSMSNVSYQQATSQQVTASQRSGSSAIYMNLAHMQAAAGGVAGVGMGSSGMGAVSPSTMSSGTGGGGSSGVSSLADQASSQAAAKLALRKQLEKTLLEIPPPKPPAPLLHFLPSAANSEFIYMVGLEEVVQSVIDSQGKLRGALSRMEPFFCAQCRIDFTPHWKQEKGGRILCEQCMTSNQKKALKAEHTNRLKNAFVKALQQEQEIEQRLQQQAALSPSTAPTVPKAETMIRHHALRQAPQPQASMQRGLSSSARGVLSNFAQASQLSVASGLLGMTGKQRCGGGGGGGGASGGGGSSRIQHDGRRQIYNIPGLNIAYLNQGGVGANKGSSLADRQREYLLDMIPPRSISQSINGQK from the exons ATGGAGCGGATGTCTGAGGAGGCGCTGAGGCTGAACCTGCTCAAGCGGGGTCTGGAGACGTCCGAGGAGCGTGAAGAAGCCCTGGCCAAGCGCCTCAAGATGGAGGGCCACGAGGCTATGGAGCGCCTCAAGATGCTGGCCTTGCTCAAGCGCAAGGACCTGGCCGCGTTGGAAGGGGCGGCGGCGGTGGCTGCCGGGTCCCTGGATGGCAGCAAAGGGGGGCCGGGGGggagccaccaccaccaccaccagagtaTGCTGGCAGGTGCGGCGGCGGCCTATGAGGAGAAGATGAACGGGAGGCTGGGGGGCCATGGAGGCCCCAGTAAGAATGGCAAGGAGAACATGGTGGACGAACCAGTGGACTTCAGCGCCAGAAGAGG CGACGTGGACCGTGAGCGACACACCCCGTCCCCGGACGTGATCATCCTGTCGGACAACGAGGCATCCAGTCCCAGAGGAACGCCCCACCCCGAGGAGAGGCTGCACCAGGCCAACCTGGAGATCTTCAAG GGGAAGAATGGCGACGAGCGACAGCAGATGATCAAGGCTCTGAGGGAAGAGCTGCGTCTGGAGGAGGCCCGTCTGGTGCTGCTCAAGAAGCTTCGGCAGAGCCAGATACAGAAGGAGAACGTTGTGCAGAAG GTACCTGTGGTCCAGAATAGCCCCTCTTCGGTGCAGCCGTCCCCCATCCACAGTTCACAGGGGATGGGAAAGCTGCCGGTGCGCCCTGGCATGCACACCCCGGAGCCCCAGAACCTCCGCActgcacag GGTCACACAGTCATCAGGTCGGGGGCCAACGCCTCCCTGCCCCCGATGATGATGTCACAGAGGGTCATCGCCCCCAACCCGTCCCATCTGCAAGGCCAGAGAATTCCCTCCAAGTCTGGCATGAGCCGCTCCAGCACGGGCAGCATGAGCAACGTCAGCTACCAGCAG GCCACTAGCCAGCAGGTGACGGCGTCTCAGCGTTCGGGCTCCTCTGCAATCTACATGAACTTGGCCCACATGCAGGCGGCGGCTGGTGGCGTGGCCGGTGTGGGGATGGGCAGCAGCGGGATGGGTGCTGTCAGTCCTTCCACCATGTCGAGCGGCACAGGTGGCGGCGGCAGCTCCGGCGTGAGTTCCCTGGCGGACCAGGCCAGCAGCCAGGCGGCAGCCAAGCTGGCCTTGCGCAAACAGCTGGAGAAGACCCTGCTGGAGATCCCGCCTCCCAAGCCACCAGCCCCACTCCTGCACTTCCTGCCGTCGGCGGCCAACAGCGAGTTCATCTACATGGTGGGCCTGGAGGAGGTGGTGCAGAGCGTCATCGACAGCCAGG GTAAGCTGCGGGGGGCGCTGTCACGCATGGAGCCCTTCTTCTGCGCCCAGTGCAGGATCGACTTCACCCCACACTGGAAGCAGGAGAAAGGCGGGCGTATCCTCTGCGAGCAGTGCATGACGTCCAATCAGAAGAAGGCCCTGAAGGCGGAGCACACCAATAGGCTGAAGAACGCATTCGTCAAGGCCCTGCAGCAGGAGCAG GAGATTGAGCAAAGGCTGCAGCAGCAGGCGGCCCTCTCCCCCAGCACGGCTCCGACTGTTCCCAAGGCCGAGACCATGATCCGACATCACGCCCTGCGTCAG GCTCCCCAGCCTCAGGCCTCCATGCAGCGGGGTCTCTCCAGCTCGGCGAGGGGCGTCCTCTCCAACTTCGCCCAGGCCTCCCAGCTCTCCGTGGCCAGCGGCCTGCTGGGGATGACGGGGAAGCAGCGctgcggaggaggaggaggaggcggcggAGCTAGTGGCGGCGGTGGCAGCAGTCGGATCCAGCATGATGGCCGTCGCCAGATCTACAACATCCCCG ggTTGAACATTGCCTACCTGAACCAAGGAGGGGTTGGGGCCAACAAAGGCTCCAGCTTAGCAGACCGCCAGAGGGAGTACCTGTTGGACATGATCCCGCCACGCTCCATATCACAGTCCATCAACGGACAGAAATGA
- the LOC106570198 gene encoding transcriptional repressor p66-beta isoform X2 yields the protein MERMSEEALRLNLLKRGLETSEEREEALAKRLKMEGHEAMERLKMLALLKRKDLAALEGAAAVAAGSLDGSKGGPGGSHHHHHQSMLAGAAAAYEEKMNGRLGGHGGPSKNGKENMVDEPVDFSARRGHHSSLIPLSPTSSDVDRERHTPSPDVIILSDNEASSPRGTPHPEERLHQANLEIFKGKNGDERQQMIKALREELRLEEARLVLLKKLRQSQIQKENVVQKVPVVQNSPSSVQPSPIHSSQGMGKLPVRPGMHTPEPQNLRTAQGHTVIRSGANASLPPMMMSQRVIAPNPSHLQGQRIPSKSGMSRSSTGSMSNVSYQQATSQQVTASQRSGSSAIYMNLAHMQAAAGGVAGVGMGSSGMGAVSPSTMSSGTGGGGSSGVSSLADQASSQAAAKLALRKQLEKTLLEIPPPKPPAPLLHFLPSAANSEFIYMVGLEEVVQSVIDSQGKLRGALSRMEPFFCAQCRIDFTPHWKQEKGGRILCEQCMTSNQKKALKAEHTNRLKNAFVKALQQEQEIEQRLQQQAALSPSTAPTVPKAETMIRHHALRQAPQPQASMQRGLSSSARGVLSNFAQASQLSVASGLLGMTGKQRCGGGGGGGGASGGGGSSRIQHDGRRQIYNIPGLNIAYLNQGGVGANKGSSLADRQREYLLDMIPPRSISQSINGQK from the exons ATGGAGCGGATGTCTGAGGAGGCGCTGAGGCTGAACCTGCTCAAGCGGGGTCTGGAGACGTCCGAGGAGCGTGAAGAAGCCCTGGCCAAGCGCCTCAAGATGGAGGGCCACGAGGCTATGGAGCGCCTCAAGATGCTGGCCTTGCTCAAGCGCAAGGACCTGGCCGCGTTGGAAGGGGCGGCGGCGGTGGCTGCCGGGTCCCTGGATGGCAGCAAAGGGGGGCCGGGGGggagccaccaccaccaccaccagagtaTGCTGGCAGGTGCGGCGGCGGCCTATGAGGAGAAGATGAACGGGAGGCTGGGGGGCCATGGAGGCCCCAGTAAGAATGGCAAGGAGAACATGGTGGACGAACCAGTGGACTTCAGCGCCAGAAGAGG TCATCATTCGTCGCTGATCCCGCTCTCTCCCACCTCCAGCGACGTGGACCGTGAGCGACACACCCCGTCCCCGGACGTGATCATCCTGTCGGACAACGAGGCATCCAGTCCCAGAGGAACGCCCCACCCCGAGGAGAGGCTGCACCAGGCCAACCTGGAGATCTTCAAG GGGAAGAATGGCGACGAGCGACAGCAGATGATCAAGGCTCTGAGGGAAGAGCTGCGTCTGGAGGAGGCCCGTCTGGTGCTGCTCAAGAAGCTTCGGCAGAGCCAGATACAGAAGGAGAACGTTGTGCAGAAG GTACCTGTGGTCCAGAATAGCCCCTCTTCGGTGCAGCCGTCCCCCATCCACAGTTCACAGGGGATGGGAAAGCTGCCGGTGCGCCCTGGCATGCACACCCCGGAGCCCCAGAACCTCCGCActgcacag GGTCACACAGTCATCAGGTCGGGGGCCAACGCCTCCCTGCCCCCGATGATGATGTCACAGAGGGTCATCGCCCCCAACCCGTCCCATCTGCAAGGCCAGAGAATTCCCTCCAAGTCTGGCATGAGCCGCTCCAGCACGGGCAGCATGAGCAACGTCAGCTACCAGCAG GCCACTAGCCAGCAGGTGACGGCGTCTCAGCGTTCGGGCTCCTCTGCAATCTACATGAACTTGGCCCACATGCAGGCGGCGGCTGGTGGCGTGGCCGGTGTGGGGATGGGCAGCAGCGGGATGGGTGCTGTCAGTCCTTCCACCATGTCGAGCGGCACAGGTGGCGGCGGCAGCTCCGGCGTGAGTTCCCTGGCGGACCAGGCCAGCAGCCAGGCGGCAGCCAAGCTGGCCTTGCGCAAACAGCTGGAGAAGACCCTGCTGGAGATCCCGCCTCCCAAGCCACCAGCCCCACTCCTGCACTTCCTGCCGTCGGCGGCCAACAGCGAGTTCATCTACATGGTGGGCCTGGAGGAGGTGGTGCAGAGCGTCATCGACAGCCAGG GTAAGCTGCGGGGGGCGCTGTCACGCATGGAGCCCTTCTTCTGCGCCCAGTGCAGGATCGACTTCACCCCACACTGGAAGCAGGAGAAAGGCGGGCGTATCCTCTGCGAGCAGTGCATGACGTCCAATCAGAAGAAGGCCCTGAAGGCGGAGCACACCAATAGGCTGAAGAACGCATTCGTCAAGGCCCTGCAGCAGGAGCAG GAGATTGAGCAAAGGCTGCAGCAGCAGGCGGCCCTCTCCCCCAGCACGGCTCCGACTGTTCCCAAGGCCGAGACCATGATCCGACATCACGCCCTGCGTCAG GCTCCCCAGCCTCAGGCCTCCATGCAGCGGGGTCTCTCCAGCTCGGCGAGGGGCGTCCTCTCCAACTTCGCCCAGGCCTCCCAGCTCTCCGTGGCCAGCGGCCTGCTGGGGATGACGGGGAAGCAGCGctgcggaggaggaggaggaggcggcggAGCTAGTGGCGGCGGTGGCAGCAGTCGGATCCAGCATGATGGCCGTCGCCAGATCTACAACATCCCCG ggTTGAACATTGCCTACCTGAACCAAGGAGGGGTTGGGGCCAACAAAGGCTCCAGCTTAGCAGACCGCCAGAGGGAGTACCTGTTGGACATGATCCCGCCACGCTCCATATCACAGTCCATCAACGGACAGAAATGA
- the LOC106570198 gene encoding transcriptional repressor p66-beta isoform X3: MERMSEEALRLNLLKRGLETSEEREEALAKRLKMEGHEAMERLKMLALLKRKDLAALEGAAAVAAGSLDGSKGGPGGSHHHHHQSMLAGAAAAYEEKMNGRLGGHGGPSKNGKENMVDEPVDFSARRGDVDRERHTPSPDVIILSDNEASSPRGTPHPEERLHQANLEIFKGKNGDERQQMIKALREELRLEEARLVLLKKLRQSQIQKENVVQKVPVVQNSPSSVQPSPIHSSQGMGKLPVRPGMHTPEPQNLRTAQGHTVIRSGANASLPPMMMSQRVIAPNPSHLQGQRIPSKSGMSRSSTGSMSNVSYQQATSQQVTASQRSGSSAIYMNLAHMQAAAGGVAGVGMGSSGMGAVSPSTMSSGTGGGGSSGVSSLADQASSQAAAKLALRKQLEKTLLEIPPPKPPAPLLHFLPSAANSEFIYMVGLEEVVQSVIDSQGKLRGALSRMEPFFCAQCRIDFTPHWKQEKGGRILCEQCMTSNQKKALKAEHTNRLKNAFVKALQQEQEIEQRLQQQAALSPSTAPTVPKAETMIRHHALRQAPQPQASMQRGLSSSARGVLSNFAQASQLSVASGLLGMTGKQRCGGGGGGGGASGGGGSSRIQHDGRRQIYNIPGGFLRTPYGLNIAYLNQGGVGANKGSSLADRQREYLLDMIPPRSISQSINGQK; encoded by the exons ATGGAGCGGATGTCTGAGGAGGCGCTGAGGCTGAACCTGCTCAAGCGGGGTCTGGAGACGTCCGAGGAGCGTGAAGAAGCCCTGGCCAAGCGCCTCAAGATGGAGGGCCACGAGGCTATGGAGCGCCTCAAGATGCTGGCCTTGCTCAAGCGCAAGGACCTGGCCGCGTTGGAAGGGGCGGCGGCGGTGGCTGCCGGGTCCCTGGATGGCAGCAAAGGGGGGCCGGGGGggagccaccaccaccaccaccagagtaTGCTGGCAGGTGCGGCGGCGGCCTATGAGGAGAAGATGAACGGGAGGCTGGGGGGCCATGGAGGCCCCAGTAAGAATGGCAAGGAGAACATGGTGGACGAACCAGTGGACTTCAGCGCCAGAAGAGG CGACGTGGACCGTGAGCGACACACCCCGTCCCCGGACGTGATCATCCTGTCGGACAACGAGGCATCCAGTCCCAGAGGAACGCCCCACCCCGAGGAGAGGCTGCACCAGGCCAACCTGGAGATCTTCAAG GGGAAGAATGGCGACGAGCGACAGCAGATGATCAAGGCTCTGAGGGAAGAGCTGCGTCTGGAGGAGGCCCGTCTGGTGCTGCTCAAGAAGCTTCGGCAGAGCCAGATACAGAAGGAGAACGTTGTGCAGAAG GTACCTGTGGTCCAGAATAGCCCCTCTTCGGTGCAGCCGTCCCCCATCCACAGTTCACAGGGGATGGGAAAGCTGCCGGTGCGCCCTGGCATGCACACCCCGGAGCCCCAGAACCTCCGCActgcacag GGTCACACAGTCATCAGGTCGGGGGCCAACGCCTCCCTGCCCCCGATGATGATGTCACAGAGGGTCATCGCCCCCAACCCGTCCCATCTGCAAGGCCAGAGAATTCCCTCCAAGTCTGGCATGAGCCGCTCCAGCACGGGCAGCATGAGCAACGTCAGCTACCAGCAG GCCACTAGCCAGCAGGTGACGGCGTCTCAGCGTTCGGGCTCCTCTGCAATCTACATGAACTTGGCCCACATGCAGGCGGCGGCTGGTGGCGTGGCCGGTGTGGGGATGGGCAGCAGCGGGATGGGTGCTGTCAGTCCTTCCACCATGTCGAGCGGCACAGGTGGCGGCGGCAGCTCCGGCGTGAGTTCCCTGGCGGACCAGGCCAGCAGCCAGGCGGCAGCCAAGCTGGCCTTGCGCAAACAGCTGGAGAAGACCCTGCTGGAGATCCCGCCTCCCAAGCCACCAGCCCCACTCCTGCACTTCCTGCCGTCGGCGGCCAACAGCGAGTTCATCTACATGGTGGGCCTGGAGGAGGTGGTGCAGAGCGTCATCGACAGCCAGG GTAAGCTGCGGGGGGCGCTGTCACGCATGGAGCCCTTCTTCTGCGCCCAGTGCAGGATCGACTTCACCCCACACTGGAAGCAGGAGAAAGGCGGGCGTATCCTCTGCGAGCAGTGCATGACGTCCAATCAGAAGAAGGCCCTGAAGGCGGAGCACACCAATAGGCTGAAGAACGCATTCGTCAAGGCCCTGCAGCAGGAGCAG GAGATTGAGCAAAGGCTGCAGCAGCAGGCGGCCCTCTCCCCCAGCACGGCTCCGACTGTTCCCAAGGCCGAGACCATGATCCGACATCACGCCCTGCGTCAG GCTCCCCAGCCTCAGGCCTCCATGCAGCGGGGTCTCTCCAGCTCGGCGAGGGGCGTCCTCTCCAACTTCGCCCAGGCCTCCCAGCTCTCCGTGGCCAGCGGCCTGCTGGGGATGACGGGGAAGCAGCGctgcggaggaggaggaggaggcggcggAGCTAGTGGCGGCGGTGGCAGCAGTCGGATCCAGCATGATGGCCGTCGCCAGATCTACAACATCCCCGGTGGGTTTTTGAGAACCCCTTATG ggTTGAACATTGCCTACCTGAACCAAGGAGGGGTTGGGGCCAACAAAGGCTCCAGCTTAGCAGACCGCCAGAGGGAGTACCTGTTGGACATGATCCCGCCACGCTCCATATCACAGTCCATCAACGGACAGAAATGA